The proteins below come from a single Eucalyptus grandis isolate ANBG69807.140 chromosome 3, ASM1654582v1, whole genome shotgun sequence genomic window:
- the LOC104437994 gene encoding serine/threonine-protein kinase RIPK, with translation MAVKKISWRCMVLSCYKTKEETEKCKPKKEVTKQNSFQRLSLLDLSNPSSTTLSEDLSISLAGSNLHVFAHQELKLITQSFSSSNFLGQGGFGPVHKGFIDDKLRPGLKAQPVAVKLLDLEGMQGHREWLTEVILLGQLRHPHLVKLIGYCCEDEHRLLVYEYMPRGSLENQLFRRYAATLPWSARMKIAVGAAKGLAFLHEAENPVIYRDFKASNILLDSDYTAKLSDFGLAKDGPEGDDTHVSTRVMGTHGYAAPEYIMTGHLTAMSDVYSFGVVLLELLTGRKSVEKNRPHREQNLAEWARPMLNDSKKLSRLMDPRLEGQYSESGARKAATLAYQCLSHRPKMRPTMSTVVKTLEPLKNFDDIPIGPFVYTVPMEIDSLQKEGKRKEVKKRNGHRHHNHQLHQGHRHNHRHHHQDVRPPTKSPSHSDSALRHNNHTNGLNSPLRSC, from the exons ATGGCTgtgaagaagatctcatggaGGTGTATGGTCCTGAGCTGTTACAAAACGAAGGAAGAAACCGAGAAGTGCAAGCCCAAGAAGGAGGTGACAAAGCAGAACTCGTTCCAGAGGCTCTCTCTACTGGATTTGAGCAACCCCAGTTCGACGACACTCTCGGAGGACCTCTCGATATCACTCGCCGGATCAAACCTCCATGTGTTCGCCCACCAGGAGCTGAAGCTGATAACGCAGAGTTTCTCATCGAGCAACTTCCTCGGGCAAGGCGGGTTTGGGCCCGTACACAAGGGATTCATCGACGACAAGCTGCGGCCCGGGCTGAAGGCCCAGCCCGTCGCCGTCAAGCTCCTGGATTTGGAAGGGATGCAGGGTCATAGGGAGTGGCTG ACAGAAGTGATCCTTCTTGGGCAATTGAGGCATCCTCATCTGGTGAAGCTGATTGGTTACTGTTGTGAAGATGAACATAGACTTCTGGTCTATGAATACATGCCTCGAGGGAGCTTGGAAAACCAATTATTCAGAA GGTATGCGGCAACTTTACCGTGGTCCGCGAGAATGAAAATAGCGGTCGGAGCGGCAAAGGGTCTGGCGTTCCTGCACGAAGCAGAGAATCCGGTCATTTATAGAGATTTCAAGGCATCAAACATATTGTTAGACTCT GATTATACGGCAAAGCTCTCAGATTTTGGGCTTGCAAAAGATGGTCCAGAAGGTGATGACACACATGTCTCAACCAGAGTGATGGGGACACACGGCTATGCTGCCCCTGAATACATCATGactg GCCATTTGACAGCGATGAGCGACGTTTATAGCTTCGGTGTAGTACTCCTAGAACTCCTGACCGGAAGGAAATCCGTGGAAAAGAACCGCCCTCACCGGGAGCAAAACCTTGCTGAGTGGGCCCGGCCCATGCTGAATGACTCCAAGAAGCTCTCACGATTGATGGACCCGAGGCTCGAGGGGCAATACTCCGAGAGCGGGGCACGGAAGGCGGCCACGCTGGCCTACCAGTGCCTGAGCCACAGGCCCAAGATGAGGCCAACCATGAGCACAGTGGTCAAGACCTTGGAGCCACTCAAGAACTTTGATGACATCCCAATTGGCCCATTTGTCTACACAGTCCCCATGGAGATTGATTCATTGCAGAAAGAAGGAAAACGgaaggaagtgaagaaaagGAATGGGCATCGTCACCATAACCATCAACTTCACCAGGGCCATAGACACAATCACCGTCACCATCACCAAGATGTCAGGCCTCCAACGAAGTCTCCAAGTCACTCTGATTCTGCTCTTAGACACAACAACCACACGAATGGATTGAATTCTCCCTTGAGAAGCTGTTGA